A section of the Rhizobium sp. SSA_523 genome encodes:
- the rpsQ gene encoding 30S ribosomal protein S17 — protein MPKRILQGVVVSDKNDKTVVVRVERRFAHPLLQKTVRRSKKYKAHDENNQYKTGDVVSIQECAPISKDKCWTVISAQA, from the coding sequence ATGCCGAAGCGCATTCTGCAGGGCGTCGTGGTCAGCGACAAGAACGACAAAACGGTAGTTGTCCGGGTCGAGCGTCGATTCGCTCACCCGCTGCTCCAGAAGACCGTTCGTCGTTCCAAGAAGTACAAGGCCCACGACGAGAACAATCAGTACAAGACCGGTGATGTCGTCTCCATCCAGGAGTGTGCACCGATTTCCAAGGATAAGTGCTGGACGGTCATTTCCGCCCAGGCTTGA